TGTTCGGGTTCGATGATGGAACAGTGGGCGGGGCACCGAGCTCAGTTACGGTCTTGCGGGACCCAGGAGGCCACGGGCTCCCGCCCACCTTCACCCGGCTCAGCTTAGCGCCGGGCACGTTCTGAGAGATACAAGGAGGGCTCGGCCATGACCACACGCCGGGAATTCCTTCGGACCTCCGCGGCCACCGCCGGCCTCGTCTTCGTAGGCTGCGATCTTCTCGCCGCCCGGCCGGCGCGCGCGCAAGCGCGCCGGCGCGAAGTGTTCGTGGACGGCAAGCGCGTCAAGACCATCGACGTCCACGCCCACTGCGCGGTGCCGGAGGCGCTCGCCCTCATGAACCTCAAGCTCGCCGGGCCGGGGCTCCGCACCGACCTCGACATGGCGACCCAGCTCGGCGTGCGTCTGCAGGCGATGGACGAGCAGGGGATCGACGTGCAGGCCCTCAGCATCAATCCCAACTGGTACAAGGTCGACCGCGACCTCGCCAAGCAGGTGTGCGCGATCCAGAACGAGAAGCTCGCGGCGGCGTGCGCCGCCACTCCCGACCGCTTCGTGGCCTTCGCCACGGTCGCGCTCCAGCATCCCGACCTCGCCGCCGAGCAGCTCGAGGAGGGTGTGAAGCGCTTCGGGCTCCGGGGGGCCGGCATCGGCGGCAACGTGGGCGGCATGGAGATCAGCGACCGGAAGTTCGATCCGTTCTGGGCCAAGGCAGAGGCGCTGGGCGTGCCGGTGTTCATCCATCCCCAGGGAGACGGGGCGCCCGATCAGCTCAACTCGCGCTTCCAGGGCAACGGCTATCTCGGCAACGTGATCGGCAACCCGCTCGAGACCACCATCGCGCTCTCGCACCTGATCTTCGAGGGCACGCTCGACCGGCATCCCAGGCTCAAGATCATCGGCGCCCACGGTGGCGGCTTCCTGCCGTCCTACTCGGGGCGCTCCGACTTCGGCTGCCCCACACGGCCCGATCTCTGCCCGGGCGGCACGCACGGGACCATCAAGAAGAAGCCGACGGACTATCTCAAGCAGATGTACTACGACACGATGGTGTTCAACCCCGAGGGCGTCCGGCATCTCGCCGCCGAGGTCGGCACGGGTCAGCTCCTGGTCGGGACGGACTATCCCTACCCGTGGACCAAGACGCAGGTGGACCTGATCTTACAGACCCCGGGGTTCAGCGACGTGGACCGCGCGGCGATCCTGGGCGGCACCGCCGCGGCGCTGCTGAAGATCGCGATCTAGCGCGGCGGCGGCGCTACGCGTACATCGGCCGGCGGTCGTTCAGGCGGATCCACCCGCGCGCGACGCGGTAGACGAACCAGATCCCCACCAGGCCGAGCGGGATCCAGACGATCAGGATCCCCACGCCGAGCGTCGCGATCACGAGCAGGATGCAGAGGCTCGCCCAGAGCAGGCCGAACCAGAACGTGCGGATCTGCCATCGGAAGTGGGTCTCGAGCCAGCTCCCCCGGACCTCGCCGCGCTTCACGTAGTTCAGAATGACCGCGATGATCGACGGCCAGCCGATGAGGAAGGCCCCCACCACCGTCGCCGTGCCGACGATCCCGATGACGAGGCTGGTCGCGTGCAGTGCGTAGATGACGTGGGTCCAGGTCACGAGGGACTCCGTCGCGCCGGGCGACGGCGTCGGCATCGGGGCGTGGGTCACGGCGCTCCCTCCTTGATCGGCTCGGTGAGGCTGCCGTAGCGGTGGCGGACGCGCGACACCGCCTGCTCGCGGAGATACCAGCGTAGCTCGAGGCGCCCGTTGGCGAGCACGGGCGCGTCGATGACGGCCAGCCCGCGGCCGTTGGCGGCGGCGTGTGCCGCCGCGGACAGCGGCTCCCAGGCGCGCACCCGCTCGGCATCGGTATGGAGCTCGAGCCGCTCGACGAACGCGGCCTCGTCCTCCACCACCACCTCCGCGCCGGGACAGCCCGCGACCCAGTCCGTGTCGCCGGAGTCCGGCGTGAGGCTCGCGGTGAGCGGCACACCCGTCACGTGGGCGGCGAGGATGACGCGGCCGAGCGCCGCCACGCCCTCGGCCTTGGCGGTGGAGCCGCGCGCGAGCACGCGGCGGCACGGCCGGTAGAGGAAGAGGTTGTCCTCGCCGAGTATCCCCCAGGGGTCGTGGGCGACGCCGAAGTGCCGGCGCCAGGCGCGCGCATAGCTGGCGGCGCTGGCCTCCGCGAGCGCCTGCAGCTCCGCGTCGGCGAGGGGCTCGAGGCAGGAGGCGAGCACGGCGGCCAGCGCCTCGGACAGGGGCTCGCCGTCCGCCGCGGGGAGCGCGGCCTGCCGCCATCGCGCCAGCTCGAGCACGTAGTTGGGGCCCCCGGCCTTGGCGCCCGGTCCCACCGACGACGCCTTCCAGCCGCCGAAGGGCTGGCGGCCCACGATGGCGCCGGTAATGGGGCGGTTCACGTAGAGATTGCCCGCATCCAGCCGGTCCACCCAGTGCGTGACCTCGCGATCGTCCAGCGTCTGGATGCCGCTGGTGAGGCCGAACGGCGGCCGGTTGGCGAGGGCGATGGCATGGTCGAGACCGTCGGCGCGCATCAGCCCCAGCACGGGGCCGAAACACTCGTTCAGGTGGAAGAAGGAGCCCGGGCGCACCCCTAGCTTGATGCCCGGCGACCAGAGCTGGGGATTGTCGCCGTGGGGCCGCGGCTCGAGCAGCCAGCTCTCGCCCTCGTCGAGCACGGTGAGCGCCTGCTGGAGCGCGGGGCCGGGCGGCTGGGTGAGCGGGGTGATCCGGCTCGCCGGCTCCCACGCGCTGCCCACCGCGAGGCTCGCCGCGGCGTCGCGGAGCTGGCGGCGGAACGCCTCGTCGTCGTAGACCTCGGCCTCGCAGATGGCGAGGCTCGCCGCCGAGCACTTCTGGCCGTTGTGGCCGAAGGCCGAGCGCACGAGATCGCGGATGGCCTGATCGCGGTCGGCCAGCGCGGTCACGATGATGGCGTTCTTCCCGCTGGTCTCCGCGTAGAGCGGCAGGTCGGGCCGCCAGCCGAGGAAGAGCCGCGCCGTCTCCACCGAACCGGTGAGGATGACGCCGCCCACGCGCGGGTCGGTGACGAGCGCGCGCCCCACCTCGTCGTCGGGGCAGGGGAGGAACTGGAGCAGCGAGAGCGGCACGCCGCCCTCCCAGAGGCACTGGGCCAGATGCGCGCCCACCAGCACCGCTTCCGGCGCGGGCTTGAGGATGACGGCATTGCCGGCGGCGAGGGCCGCGAGCACGCCGCCGGCAGGGATGGAGAGCGGGAAGTTCCAGGGCGGCGTGACGACGACGACGCCGAGCGGCTTCATCGCGCAGTCGGCCAGCTCGGACGCGCTCTCGAGCAGGGTGCGCGCGTAGTAGCGCGCGAAGTCCACCGCCTCCGAGACCTCCGCGTCGGCCTCGGTCACCGTTTTGGCGCCATCGAGGATCATGGCGCCGATGAGATCGGCGCGGCGCCGGCCCAGCGCCACCGCCGCCGCTTCGAGCAGGGCGCCGCGCTCGAAGGGGGACCGCGCGCCCCACGACGGCTGCGCCGCGCGCGCCACCGCGAGAGCGCGATCGACGTCGGCCGCGCCGGCCAGGGCATAGCGATAGGCGACCTGCCCGGGGCGTGAAGGGTCGCGCCCCTCCACCTCGCGCGCGCCCGCGTGGAACGCGCCGCCGATCTGCAGGCGAATCGCTTCGGGCGGCCGCGCGCGCCAGGTCGTCATCACCTCGTCGATCCACGCGCGGTTGGCGGGCAGCGTCCAGTCCGTGTCGGGCGCGTTCGCGAACGGCACGTTCGGCGCGCGCGGGACGGACGGCGCCTGCGCTTCCGCCCGCCGGTCCTGGGTGCGGCGCGGCGCGTCCGGCACCGACTCGGCGATGACGAAGGCATCCAGGAACCGATCCCGCTCGGCGTCCCAGTCCGCCGAGCCCGGCTCGAGGTCGAAGACGTGCCGGAGGAAGTTCTCGGGCGCGGTGTTCTCGTCGAGGCGGCGCACGAGATAGGCAATCGCGCTGTGGAAGTCCTCCGCGCGCACCACCGGCGCGTAGAGGAGAAGACCCCCCGCGAGCGCCTGCACCGCGCGGGCCTGATGGTTGGCCATCCCCTCCAGCATCTCGAACTCGATCCACGGCTCCACGCGGTGCTCCGCGCGCAGCACCAGGCCGTAGGCCACGTCGAAGAGGTTGTGGCTGGCCACGCCGAGATGCACGGCCTCGGCGTGCTCGGGGCGGACGCCGTAGGCGAGCATCCGCTTGTAGTTGGCGTCGACCTCGGCCTTCGTCGCATAGGGCGCCTGGGGCCAGCCGTGCACCGCCGCCTCGATGCGCTCCATGGCGAGGTTGGCGCCCTTGACGATGCGAAGCTTGATGGGCGCCCCGCCGCGCGCCCGCCGCGCGACGGCCCACGCGGTCAGCGCGCGCTGCACCCGGAACGAGTCGGGCAGATAGGCCTGGAGCACGATGCCCGCCCGCAGCGGGAGGAATTCCTCCTCGTCCAGCACCTCCTGAAACGCGGCCACGGTGAGGTCGAGGTCGCGGTACTCCTCCATGTCCAGGTTGATGAACTTGGGCGTGACGCGGCCGTCGGGATGCGTGTAGTCGTGCCGGGCCGCGGCGCGATAGAGCCGGCGGAGGCGCTCGGCCACGTGGGCCACGGTGGCGCGAAAGGCCACGAGGTCGATCTGACTGAACACCGACGACACCTTGACGGAGATGTACTCGACGTCGTCGCGGGCGAGGAGGGCCAGGTACGCCTCCATACGCCGGCCCGCCTCTCCCTCGCCCAGAATGGCCTCGCCGAGCTGGTTCAGGTTGAGGCGCATGCCGTCGCGGCGGCGCTCCGTCAGATAGCGCGTGAGCTCGCTTTCCTCGCCGGGCAAGATGACGTTCTGGGTCTCGTGGCGGAGCCGCGCCACGATGGGCGGGACGACCAGGCTCGGCAGGTAGTGCGCCATCGCGCCGCCCAGGAGCAGGGCGACGCGCTCCCACCAGTCCATGTACTGCGGCACACCGTAGCGGTGGAGGAGGTAGGCGAGCTGATCGGCGATGCGCTCGGGCCGGTGGCTGCGGAAGGCTTGGTCGGCAAGGGCGATGGTCAGCTCCTTGCCGTGGGGATCGGCCATCATACGCGCGAGCTTGGCGGCGCGCGCATGCTCGTCGCCCGTCTGCTGCGCGCGCGCGTCACGCAGCAGGGCCTCGGCGAGCTCGACGGCGCGGAGGGCGAGGGGCTCGCTCATTCCGCGCCGCCGGGGATCACAGGGTCTTCAGCACCTCCGATGGCCAGGCGCGGGCGTCGACGCGAGCGTGCCATGCCTTGATCTTGCCATCCTTGTCGATGACCACGCCCACGCGCTGCGCCCCCTTGGCGGGATCCGCGTTGGCGCCGTAGGCGGTGCCGATCGTCCGGTCGGTGTCGCAGATCAGGGGGAAGTTGAAGTGGAACTTCTCGGCGAACGTCTTGTTCTCCGCCGGAGTGTCGAACGACACGCCCAGGATCACCGCGTTCTTCTTGTCGTAGTCGGCCTTGAGGTCGCGGAACCCGCAACCTTCGGCGGTTCAGCCGGGCGTGTCGGCCTTGGGATAGAACCAGAGCACGACCGTCTTGCCCTTGAAGTCGGCGAGCTTGACGGGGTTGCCGTTCGCGTCACGGCCGGAAAAGTCCGGGGCCTTGTCGCCTGGATTCAACATGCGTACCTCCTGAGCGCCTCGTGCGCTCGACGGGCCCGCTCGACGGCGGGCAGATGCGCGAGGGCCGCGCTGGGCGCCTCGACCGCGAGTGGGATGGATGGCGGGAGGGCGGCGATCAGCTCGGCCACGGGAAGCGCGCCCTCGCCGGGGAAGAAGCGGCCGCCGCGCGCCTCGCGGATGAGATTGGGCGTGTCGGTCGGCGCCGGCATGTCGGGCCCCGCATCGCACATCTGGGCGTAGTGAAAGAGGGCCGGATCCACGGTGTGGAGATGCGCGGGCTGCCCGCCCGAGCGGCTGAAGTGGAGGAAGTCCACCACGACCGAGGTGTTCGCGCGCCCCGACTGCTTGACGAGCCGCGCGGCGTCGGCGAGCGTGCGCACGCCCGTGTACACCGCGAACTCGAGGCCCACGCGCAGCTCGTACTTCGCCGCCCGGTCGCAGAGCTCGGCGAAGCGGTCCAGCGTGCGCGCCTCCTCGGGCTCCGCGCTCATCACCAGCACGTGCTTGGCGCCCAGGCGCGCCGACACCTCGAGGAATCCTTCCGGAACACCGACGGGCTGATCGGGCTCGAAGCGCAGGAACTCGGTATCGAGGACGGTGACGCCGGTGTCCGCGAGCCGCGCCAGGGTCTCGCGCAGGCAGGGCCCGTCGCGCAGGCAGTCGTAGGGCGGGATGCCCACGCTGGGCGTCGCGGTGAGGCGAATGCCCACGTGCGGGAAGCCCGCGGCCGCCGCCGCGCTCACCAGCTCGGGCGGCGTGGCGTCGAGAACGGTGAGATGCGCGAGGGAGAGCGGGCGCGCGGTCACCGGCGCAGCCGGTTGTCGTAGAACTCGGCGAGCCGGTCGAGCTGCGCGGCGCCGTCGCCGGTATAGGAGGAGCCGTGCATGACGGCCAGCGTGCGCGGCTTGAACCCGCCGAGGCGCCGAAGGGTGGACCCGACGAACGGGCCGACGGCCATGAAGGGGTACTGCTTGTCCGCGGCGACCGCGGGCTCCAGGATGTCACCGTCGGTCAGCGGCTTCGGGTCGCCCACGTGGGTGAAGAGGTCGCTGCAGAAGAGGGTGCCCGTGGTCTCCTCGAACATGAGCCCCGCGTCCCAGCAATGCGGCACGTGCGGCGTGTCGAGGCGGCGCACGCGCTTGCCGCCGAGATCCAGCACCTCGCCATCGGCGAGCGCGCGCGGAGGCCGCGGCGATTGATCGTTCAGCCAGATGCCGAGGCCGATGGCGCCGTGAGTCACCGTGCACTCGGGGGCGGCGTCCAGGAACTCGTTCAGCGCCCCGCACTCATCCGCCTCCACGTGGCTGAAGGCGATCCAGCGCAGGCGACGGAGGTCGATGATGCGCGCCACCGCCTTCGACACGGCGGGAAAGAGCGCACGCTGCCCGCAGTGGAAGAGGAGCGGCTGCTCCGCGTCCACCAGGAACTGGTTGAACTGTAGGCCCTTGGGCCCCACCTGGGGCAGGAAGGTGGAGAGGCGATAGATCTTCGGGGCGATCTCGTCGACGCGGGTGTCCATGGTTACCCCAGGAGAAGCTGGCAGGTGTCGAGCCAGGCTTGCGTGGTGAGAGCGAGCGACTCCACGTCCACCCGCTCGTCGTTGCCGTGAAAGCGCCCGGCCATCGCCTCGGCGGTGAGGGCGCGGGAGAAGAGGCCGAAGCCGTAGGCCACGGCGCCCCGCTCGCGGAAGTAGGGCGCGTCCGTGAAACCCACGATCATCCGGGGCGACAGGCGCGCGCCGGGGTAGTGGCCCGCGACCACCTTGCCCAGCACGTCCCAGAGCGGCGTGTCGGTGGGCGACATCGAGGCCGGCTTGGAGTAGAGCTTCTCGATCTCGACTTCGTCGGCGAGGTCGCCCAGCGCCTTGTCGAGGTGCCGCCGCACCTCGTCCTCGTCGTCGCCCGGCACGGTGCGGATGTCCACCTCGACGTCCACCGCGTCGGGAATGATGTTGGTCTTGTTCCCGCCCCGGCACATGTTGGGCGAGAACGTGGTGTGGCTGGCCGACCAGAGATAGCGCGCCATGCTCGGCGAGAGTCCGGCGATGGCGTCGTCGACGCCGGCAGGATCGAGGAGCGCGGCCTTCACGGCAGGGGCCAGATCCAGCGTCTGCACGAAGGTCGCCCACAGCGCGTCGACGTACGGCGAGGGGCGATAGTCGGCGAGGCGTCCCACCACCTTGGCCGCCTTCACGAGGGCGTTGTCGGATCCGTACGGCATCGAGCCGTGCCCCGGCGTGCCCGTCACCTTGAGCCGGCGCCAGGCCACGCCCTTCTCGCCCACGTGCACGACCACGTTGAGGCCGTCGCCGTGCTTGGGCCGGCTGACCGTGCCGCCGTTCTCGGTGAGGAGATAGTCGGCGCGCAACGCGTCCCAGTGCTCCTCGCACACGTGCCCCGCGCCGAGCGTGCCGCCCGCTTCCTCGTCCGCACACGCGAGATAGACCAGCGTGCCGCGCGGCTTCCATCCCCGCCGCGCCAGCGTCTTCAGCGCCACCGCCTGCGAAGCGGTGAGGTTCAGCATGTCGACCGCGCCGCGCCCCCACACCTCGTCGTTCACGAGCTCGCCGCCGAAGGGATCGCGCGACCACGTCTTCGGGTTCACGGGCACCACGTCGGTGTGACCCATGAGGCAGAGGGTCGGCGCCTTGGGATCGCTGCCCTCGATGCGTGCCACCAGGCTCGTCCGGCCGGGGGCGGCGAGGGGCTCATACACTTCGAGGTCGAGCCCGCTGCCCTGGAGATACGTCCGCAGCACATCGGTGGTCCGCACTTCCTGGCCGGAGGCGACGGACCCGTCGTTGACGCACTGATTGCGGATGAGCTGCTGCAGCAGCTCCACGGTTTGCGAGGTGACGGCGGGGTCCACCGGCATGCGATCCTCCCGACGCTCACAATACCATCTCGGAGTAGAATCCCCGACATGCTGACCCCAGAGCGGATCGACGCCAGTGCCCGCGCCAGTCTCGAGATGCACCGGAAGCGCGAACGCTACCGCCCGCTCGATCCCGCCGTGCGCGGTGGCCCGCTGGACGACGCCTATCGCATCCAGGACGCGCTCCACGGGCTCATGAAGGCGGAGGGCCGCGGCGAGATCGTGGGCTGGAAGATCGCGCTCACCTCGAAGGCCATGCAGCAGATGACCGGTGTGGACCAGCCCGCCGCGGGCGCCCTCTTCTCCACCGTGGTACATCAGTCGCCCGCCATCGTCGACGTCGGCGACTATCACCATCTCGGCATCGAGTTCGAGGTCGCCGTGCGCATGAGGGACGATCTCCCGGCCGGCGGGCCGCCGTGGACGCGCGAGTCCGTGGCGCCGCACGTAGCCTCCTGCATGCCCGCCTTCGAGCTCGTGGAGGACGGCAACGCGGACTACAAGAGCCTGGACGCCTTCACCCTGATCGCGCAGAACACGTGGAACGGCGGCGTGGTGCTGGGGACGCCCATGACCACGTGGAAGAACGTGAACCTCGAGACGGCCGTCACGCGCGCCTGGGTCAACGATGCGCCCGCGGGCGAGGGGAAGACGGGCGACGCCATGGGCCATCCCCTGGAGGCGCTCGCCTGGGTGGCCAATCTCCTGAATCGCCGCGGCCGCCGGCTCGAGCGCGACATGATCGTGATGACGGGCAGCAGCATCACCACCAAGTTTCCGGTGCCGGGCGACCGGGTGCGCTTCGCCATCGAGGGGCTCGGCGAGGTGACGCTCGAGGCTACGGCGCCGCCGGGGAGGCTCTGAAATGCTCGAGCGGACCGTCGGCGACATCCGCATCACCCGCGTCATCGAATCCGAGCGGCCCGACTTCGAGGCCGCTCAGTTCTTCCCGAGCATCACCGCCGAGCAATGGGGGCCCTATAGACAGCGCCTCGCCGGCTGGGCCATGGACGTCGGCTCGAACGGCCTCGTGTTCCCCATGCAAGCTTTCCTCCTGCGCACGAAGCACCACACGATCGTGGTCGACACCTGCGTGGGCGACCACAAGAAGCGCGTGCGCCCGACGTGGAACATGACCACCAGCGGCGAGTTCCTCAAGCGCTTCTCGGAGACCGGGGTTCGGCCCGAGCAGGTCGACTACGTCATGTGCACCCACATGCACAACGACCACGTGGGCTGGAACACGCGCTGGGAGAACGGGCGCTGGGTGCCGACCTTCCCCAATGCGAAATACCTCTTCAGCGAGAAGGAGCTCCAGTACTGGACACGCCTCCACAAGGAGACGCCGCAGAACCAGATCGAGGACAGCGTGCTCCCCATCGTCGAGCAGGGGCGCGCCCAGCTCGTGAAGAACGACTTCGCCATCGGCGACGAGGTGCGCTTCGAGTCAACCGCCGGCCACACCCCCGACCACATGAGCGTGCACATCAGCTCCCGCGGCCAGGAGGCGGTGATCACCGGCGACCTCATCCACTCGCCCGT
This genomic stretch from Candidatus Methylomirabilota bacterium harbors:
- a CDS encoding amidohydrolase family protein, whose amino-acid sequence is MTTRREFLRTSAATAGLVFVGCDLLAARPARAQARRREVFVDGKRVKTIDVHAHCAVPEALALMNLKLAGPGLRTDLDMATQLGVRLQAMDEQGIDVQALSINPNWYKVDRDLAKQVCAIQNEKLAAACAATPDRFVAFATVALQHPDLAAEQLEEGVKRFGLRGAGIGGNVGGMEISDRKFDPFWAKAEALGVPVFIHPQGDGAPDQLNSRFQGNGYLGNVIGNPLETTIALSHLIFEGTLDRHPRLKIIGAHGGGFLPSYSGRSDFGCPTRPDLCPGGTHGTIKKKPTDYLKQMYYDTMVFNPEGVRHLAAEVGTGQLLVGTDYPYPWTKTQVDLILQTPGFSDVDRAAILGGTAAALLKIAI
- a CDS encoding proline dehydrogenase family protein, whose translation is MSEPLALRAVELAEALLRDARAQQTGDEHARAAKLARMMADPHGKELTIALADQAFRSHRPERIADQLAYLLHRYGVPQYMDWWERVALLLGGAMAHYLPSLVVPPIVARLRHETQNVILPGEESELTRYLTERRRDGMRLNLNQLGEAILGEGEAGRRMEAYLALLARDDVEYISVKVSSVFSQIDLVAFRATVAHVAERLRRLYRAAARHDYTHPDGRVTPKFINLDMEEYRDLDLTVAAFQEVLDEEEFLPLRAGIVLQAYLPDSFRVQRALTAWAVARRARGGAPIKLRIVKGANLAMERIEAAVHGWPQAPYATKAEVDANYKRMLAYGVRPEHAEAVHLGVASHNLFDVAYGLVLRAEHRVEPWIEFEMLEGMANHQARAVQALAGGLLLYAPVVRAEDFHSAIAYLVRRLDENTAPENFLRHVFDLEPGSADWDAERDRFLDAFVIAESVPDAPRRTQDRRAEAQAPSVPRAPNVPFANAPDTDWTLPANRAWIDEVMTTWRARPPEAIRLQIGGAFHAGAREVEGRDPSRPGQVAYRYALAGAADVDRALAVARAAQPSWGARSPFERGALLEAAAVALGRRRADLIGAMILDGAKTVTEADAEVSEAVDFARYYARTLLESASELADCAMKPLGVVVVTPPWNFPLSIPAGGVLAALAAGNAVILKPAPEAVLVGAHLAQCLWEGGVPLSLLQFLPCPDDEVGRALVTDPRVGGVILTGSVETARLFLGWRPDLPLYAETSGKNAIIVTALADRDQAIRDLVRSAFGHNGQKCSAASLAICEAEVYDDEAFRRQLRDAAASLAVGSAWEPASRITPLTQPPGPALQQALTVLDEGESWLLEPRPHGDNPQLWSPGIKLGVRPGSFFHLNECFGPVLGLMRADGLDHAIALANRPPFGLTSGIQTLDDREVTHWVDRLDAGNLYVNRPITGAIVGRQPFGGWKASSVGPGAKAGGPNYVLELARWRQAALPAADGEPLSEALAAVLASCLEPLADAELQALAEASAASYARAWRRHFGVAHDPWGILGEDNLFLYRPCRRVLARGSTAKAEGVAALGRVILAAHVTGVPLTASLTPDSGDTDWVAGCPGAEVVVEDEAAFVERLELHTDAERVRAWEPLSAAAHAAANGRGLAVIDAPVLANGRLELRWYLREQAVSRVRHRYGSLTEPIKEGAP
- a CDS encoding peroxiredoxin; translated protein: MLNPGDKAPDFSGRDANGNPVKLADFKGKTVVLWFYPKADTPGUTAEGCGFRDLKADYDKKNAVILGVSFDTPAENKTFAEKFHFNFPLICDTDRTIGTAYGANADPAKGAQRVGVVIDKDGKIKAWHARVDARAWPSEVLKTL
- a CDS encoding TIM barrel protein, whose protein sequence is MTARPLSLAHLTVLDATPPELVSAAAAAGFPHVGIRLTATPSVGIPPYDCLRDGPCLRETLARLADTGVTVLDTEFLRFEPDQPVGVPEGFLEVSARLGAKHVLVMSAEPEEARTLDRFAELCDRAAKYELRVGLEFAVYTGVRTLADAARLVKQSGRANTSVVVDFLHFSRSGGQPAHLHTVDPALFHYAQMCDAGPDMPAPTDTPNLIREARGGRFFPGEGALPVAELIAALPPSIPLAVEAPSAALAHLPAVERARRAHEALRRYAC
- a CDS encoding MBL fold metallo-hydrolase, encoding MDTRVDEIAPKIYRLSTFLPQVGPKGLQFNQFLVDAEQPLLFHCGQRALFPAVSKAVARIIDLRRLRWIAFSHVEADECGALNEFLDAAPECTVTHGAIGLGIWLNDQSPRPPRALADGEVLDLGGKRVRRLDTPHVPHCWDAGLMFEETTGTLFCSDLFTHVGDPKPLTDGDILEPAVAADKQYPFMAVGPFVGSTLRRLGGFKPRTLAVMHGSSYTGDGAAQLDRLAEFYDNRLRR
- a CDS encoding M20/M25/M40 family metallo-hydrolase yields the protein MPVDPAVTSQTVELLQQLIRNQCVNDGSVASGQEVRTTDVLRTYLQGSGLDLEVYEPLAAPGRTSLVARIEGSDPKAPTLCLMGHTDVVPVNPKTWSRDPFGGELVNDEVWGRGAVDMLNLTASQAVALKTLARRGWKPRGTLVYLACADEEAGGTLGAGHVCEEHWDALRADYLLTENGGTVSRPKHGDGLNVVVHVGEKGVAWRRLKVTGTPGHGSMPYGSDNALVKAAKVVGRLADYRPSPYVDALWATFVQTLDLAPAVKAALLDPAGVDDAIAGLSPSMARYLWSASHTTFSPNMCRGGNKTNIIPDAVDVEVDIRTVPGDDEDEVRRHLDKALGDLADEVEIEKLYSKPASMSPTDTPLWDVLGKVVAGHYPGARLSPRMIVGFTDAPYFRERGAVAYGFGLFSRALTAEAMAGRFHGNDERVDVESLALTTQAWLDTCQLLLG
- a CDS encoding fumarylacetoacetate hydrolase family protein — protein: MLTPERIDASARASLEMHRKRERYRPLDPAVRGGPLDDAYRIQDALHGLMKAEGRGEIVGWKIALTSKAMQQMTGVDQPAAGALFSTVVHQSPAIVDVGDYHHLGIEFEVAVRMRDDLPAGGPPWTRESVAPHVASCMPAFELVEDGNADYKSLDAFTLIAQNTWNGGVVLGTPMTTWKNVNLETAVTRAWVNDAPAGEGKTGDAMGHPLEALAWVANLLNRRGRRLERDMIVMTGSSITTKFPVPGDRVRFAIEGLGEVTLEATAPPGRL
- a CDS encoding MBL fold metallo-hydrolase translates to MLERTVGDIRITRVIESERPDFEAAQFFPSITAEQWGPYRQRLAGWAMDVGSNGLVFPMQAFLLRTKHHTIVVDTCVGDHKKRVRPTWNMTTSGEFLKRFSETGVRPEQVDYVMCTHMHNDHVGWNTRWENGRWVPTFPNAKYLFSEKELQYWTRLHKETPQNQIEDSVLPIVEQGRAQLVKNDFAIGDEVRFESTAGHTPDHMSVHISSRGQEAVITGDLIHSPVQCLEMEWVPRPDYDPPQAAATRRAFMERYCERDVLVCASHFPSPSFGRFVREGKGFWFQYLEG